The following are encoded together in the Desulfomicrobium apsheronum genome:
- a CDS encoding KilA-N domain-containing protein: protein MKKKTSDTTINVRGTKITVIRRQDEDYISLTDIAKSKNPEHTDDLIRNWLRNRNTLEFLGIWEQLHNPDFNPVEFDGIKKQAGLNSFTLTPKQWIDQTGAIGIVSKAGRYGGTYAHTDVAFEFASWISVEFKLYLIKEFQRLKEDENRRLSLAWNLNRTLAKINYRIHTDAIQTHLIPKEVTAKQAAFAYAEEADLLNVSLFGQTAREWRDANPGKDGNMRDHASLEQLLVLANLENMNAEFIHMELPQGDRLKRLNQIAIRQMQTLTARIAKQLGRGQK from the coding sequence ATGAAAAAGAAAACCTCCGACACCACAATCAACGTCCGGGGCACCAAGATCACCGTGATTCGTCGACAGGACGAGGACTACATCTCGCTCACCGACATCGCAAAGTCGAAGAATCCGGAGCACACCGACGACCTCATTCGCAATTGGCTACGTAATCGCAACACATTGGAGTTTCTCGGCATATGGGAGCAACTTCACAACCCCGATTTTAATCCCGTCGAATTCGACGGGATTAAAAAACAGGCCGGACTGAACAGCTTCACGCTCACTCCGAAACAGTGGATTGATCAAACTGGCGCGATCGGGATTGTTTCCAAAGCCGGACGCTACGGCGGAACCTATGCCCATACCGATGTGGCTTTTGAATTTGCGTCCTGGATCTCGGTGGAATTCAAGCTTTACCTCATCAAGGAATTCCAGCGTCTCAAGGAGGACGAAAATCGTCGCCTTTCCCTTGCCTGGAACCTCAACCGCACGTTGGCCAAGATCAACTACCGCATCCATACCGACGCGATTCAGACGCATCTCATTCCGAAGGAAGTTACCGCAAAACAGGCCGCTTTCGCTTACGCCGAAGAGGCCGACCTCCTCAATGTCTCCCTCTTCGGCCAGACCGCCCGAGAATGGCGGGACGCCAATCCCGGCAAGGACGGCAATATGCGCGATCACGCCAGCCTCGAACAGCTTCTTGTTCTCGCCAACCTCGAAAACATGAACGCCGAGTTTATCCATATGGAACTCCCTCAGGGCGACCGTTTGAAACGGCTTAATCAAATTGCCATCCGCCAGATGCAAACGCTCACCGCACGAATCGCAAAGCAGTTGGGAAGAGGGCAAAAGTGA
- the modB gene encoding molybdate ABC transporter permease subunit, whose protein sequence is MDMTFLFPVQLSLRVAALATLTSLVFGVFFGWVFHRYRFPGKELLDSVLSLPMVLPPTVLGYYLIVLLGRNGFVGRWLESTFGVTLIFTWQGAVIAAAVVSFPLIFKSSRAALGGVERKYEDAARTMGYPEWRVFLRVCLPLAARGILAGTMLAFARAMGEFGATLMIAGNLPGRTQTLSLAVYSATQAGHDDLAAQLVLLISVLCTLILWVSGRLLTPRWQA, encoded by the coding sequence ATGGACATGACCTTTCTCTTCCCGGTGCAGCTCAGCCTGCGCGTGGCGGCCTTGGCCACCTTGACCTCCCTGGTCTTCGGGGTGTTTTTTGGCTGGGTCTTCCACCGCTATCGTTTTCCGGGAAAGGAACTGCTTGATTCCGTCCTGAGCCTGCCCATGGTGCTGCCGCCCACGGTGCTTGGCTATTACCTCATCGTGCTGCTCGGCCGGAACGGTTTCGTCGGGCGTTGGCTGGAATCGACATTCGGCGTGACGCTGATCTTCACCTGGCAGGGCGCGGTGATCGCCGCCGCAGTGGTCTCCTTCCCGCTCATCTTCAAATCCTCCCGCGCCGCCCTTGGAGGCGTGGAACGCAAGTACGAGGACGCGGCCCGGACCATGGGATACCCTGAATGGAGGGTTTTCCTGCGCGTTTGTCTGCCGCTGGCCGCGCGCGGCATTCTGGCCGGGACCATGCTCGCCTTTGCCCGGGCCATGGGCGAATTCGGGGCCACCCTCATGATCGCGGGCAACCTGCCCGGCCGCACCCAGACCCTGTCCCTGGCCGTGTATAGCGCCACCCAGGCGGGTCACGACGATCTGGCCGCGCAGCTCGTGCTGCTCATTTCCGTGCTCTGCACCCTCATCCTCTGGGTCTCGGGGCGGCTCCTGACACCAAGATGGCAGGCCTGA
- a CDS encoding ATP-binding cassette domain-containing protein, whose protein sequence is MHPRTAPKATARTISCDIDTRVTAPGAEFRLQARFEAPGRRIALFGPSGSGKSLTLMALAGLLKPQRGRIEVCGRTFLDTASGVNVQARRRNIGMLFQDYALFPHLTVRDNVSFALKPIFGPLKAAHRERVDELLELCGLTALEGRRPAQISGGQRQRTALARALAPSPDLLLLDEPFTALDQPLRERMRAELFDILERFDIPMVMVSHDLEDVDHFAQTLVAFGHGRVLSVIDYEARRKSESPRQILDPLFLAAQTQAG, encoded by the coding sequence ATGCATCCACGGACCGCACCGAAGGCAACGGCCCGGACCATCTCCTGCGACATCGACACGCGCGTGACCGCTCCCGGCGCCGAGTTTCGCCTGCAAGCGCGCTTCGAGGCGCCCGGACGGCGCATCGCCCTCTTCGGCCCCTCGGGTTCCGGCAAGAGCCTGACCCTCATGGCCCTGGCCGGACTGCTGAAGCCCCAGCGCGGCCGCATCGAGGTCTGCGGCCGCACCTTCCTCGACACCGCCTCCGGCGTGAACGTCCAGGCCCGCAGGCGCAACATCGGCATGCTTTTTCAGGATTACGCCCTGTTCCCGCACCTGACCGTGCGCGACAACGTGTCCTTTGCCCTCAAACCCATTTTCGGCCCCCTGAAGGCGGCGCACCGCGAACGCGTCGACGAACTGCTGGAACTGTGCGGCTTGACGGCCCTGGAAGGCCGACGCCCCGCCCAGATCTCCGGCGGCCAGCGCCAGCGCACGGCCCTGGCCCGGGCCCTGGCTCCAAGCCCCGACCTGCTCCTGCTGGACGAACCCTTCACCGCGCTCGACCAGCCCCTGCGGGAACGGATGCGCGCCGAACTCTTCGACATCCTGGAGCGATTCGACATACCCATGGTCATGGTCAGCCACGACCTTGAAGACGTGGACCATTTCGCCCAGACCCTGGTCGCCTTCGGCCACGGCCGAGTGCTCTCCGTCATCGACTACGAAGCCCGGCGCAAATCGGAATCACCCCGCCAGATCCTCGACCCTCTTTTCCTGGCCGCTCAGACGCAGGCCGGTTGA
- a CDS encoding ATP-binding cassette domain-containing protein, protein MGLHISLRKRLPHFDLRLDLSCARGQLTAIVGPSGAGKSTLIRLVAGLETPDWGRMKLGARTFFDKAAGIDMPTRERQVGMVFQDYPLFSHLSLAKNVAFSCPDQGKVNALLARFGIRHLAQRKPGAVSGGERQRAAMCQALARNPAILLLDEPFSALDAPTRSDLRGELRQLTRQLDIPVLLVTHDLHEAAELGDAIFPMTDGRHDPQWLSDTLSGARRASQNLATRVCA, encoded by the coding sequence ATGGGACTTCACATCAGTCTTCGCAAACGCCTGCCCCACTTCGACCTGCGCCTCGACCTGAGCTGCGCCCGGGGGCAGTTGACTGCCATCGTCGGCCCGTCCGGAGCGGGCAAGAGCACGCTCATCCGGCTCGTCGCCGGACTGGAGACGCCGGACTGGGGCCGCATGAAGCTTGGCGCAAGGACCTTCTTCGACAAGGCGGCCGGAATCGACATGCCCACCCGCGAGCGGCAAGTCGGCATGGTCTTTCAGGACTATCCCCTCTTCTCCCACCTCAGCCTGGCCAAAAACGTGGCCTTTTCCTGTCCGGACCAGGGCAAGGTGAACGCCCTGCTCGCACGCTTCGGCATCCGGCATCTGGCCCAGCGCAAACCAGGCGCCGTCTCCGGCGGGGAGCGTCAGCGTGCGGCCATGTGCCAAGCCCTGGCTCGCAACCCGGCCATCCTGCTGCTGGACGAACCGTTCTCTGCCCTGGACGCGCCCACGCGCTCCGATCTGCGCGGTGAGCTTCGGCAACTCACCAGACAGCTGGACATCCCCGTGCTGCTCGTCACCCATGATCTGCACGAAGCCGCCGAGCTTGGCGACGCCATCTTCCCCATGACCGACGGCCGCCACGATCCGCAGTGGCTCAGCGATACCCTCTCGGGGGCGCGGCGCGCCTCCCAAAATCTTGCAACCCGCGTCTGCGCATAG
- the modA gene encoding molybdate ABC transporter substrate-binding protein, protein MKKTLFTLLLVFLALPALAGNTLLIASGAGYKTVVEALSEAYAKQSDATVERIYGNMGQIIGQAQTSGKVDMLIGEEGFLRSSALLLAESAPLGTGRLVMAWPSGKEEPADLKSAAVTRIAVPDPKRAIYGKAAREYLENSGQADALKDKLVVVGTVPQVFTYLTTNEVDAGFINLTQAVAVKDKIGGFREMDQSLYDPIAISCIRLETSPSPEAARNFAKFLKTGTARSIIAAHGL, encoded by the coding sequence ATGAAAAAAACGCTGTTCACTCTTCTTCTCGTCTTCCTCGCCCTCCCCGCCCTGGCCGGAAACACCCTGCTCATCGCATCCGGGGCGGGCTACAAAACCGTCGTCGAAGCCCTGTCCGAGGCGTACGCCAAGCAATCGGACGCAACGGTGGAGCGCATCTACGGCAACATGGGCCAGATCATCGGCCAGGCGCAAACCAGCGGCAAGGTCGACATGCTCATCGGCGAGGAGGGATTCCTGCGCTCTTCGGCCCTGCTCCTGGCCGAAAGCGCCCCTCTGGGCACGGGCAGGCTGGTCATGGCCTGGCCCAGCGGCAAGGAAGAACCGGCGGACCTGAAGTCCGCGGCCGTCACGCGCATCGCAGTGCCGGACCCCAAACGGGCCATCTACGGCAAGGCCGCAAGGGAATATCTTGAAAACAGCGGGCAGGCAGACGCCCTGAAGGACAAACTCGTGGTCGTGGGCACGGTGCCGCAGGTATTCACCTATCTGACAACGAACGAAGTGGACGCGGGGTTCATAAACCTCACTCAGGCCGTAGCGGTAAAGGACAAGATCGGCGGCTTCAGGGAGATGGACCAAAGCCTCTACGATCCCATCGCGATCAGCTGCATCCGGCTTGAAACCTCTCCGTCTCCAGAAGCGGCCAGAAATTTCGCCAAATTTCTCAAAACCGGCACGGCCCGGAGCATCATCGCCGCCCATGGCCTGTAG
- a CDS encoding molybdate ABC transporter permease subunit, protein MTELLTDPRTLGPLILSLKILALAGGILLPLGVLLAYFLCGRPCAARSAVDFLVTVPLVFPPIATGFILLMLLGRNGPLGRVLPIDVVFSSPGLVLASVIAGLPLMVKPVEAALRSQGKRLSEVAAVLGKTQWQTFVLVLLPAIRKSVLSSWLLALCRSMGEVGITLMLGGNIIGKTNTLSLEIYNCVFTGELDRAMVLCAIIATLSGTMLFTLKRMSAI, encoded by the coding sequence ATGACGGAACTGTTGACCGATCCAAGGACCCTCGGCCCGCTCATTCTGTCCTTGAAGATCCTGGCCCTGGCTGGCGGCATCCTGCTTCCTCTGGGGGTGCTGCTGGCTTATTTCCTGTGCGGCAGACCTTGCGCCGCGCGTTCGGCGGTCGATTTTCTGGTGACCGTGCCGCTGGTCTTCCCGCCCATCGCCACGGGCTTCATCCTGCTCATGCTGCTGGGACGAAACGGACCTTTGGGGCGCGTGCTGCCCATAGACGTGGTCTTCTCCTCCCCCGGTCTGGTGCTGGCCTCGGTCATCGCCGGACTGCCCCTCATGGTCAAACCCGTGGAGGCCGCCTTGCGCAGCCAGGGCAAACGCCTCTCGGAAGTGGCGGCGGTGCTTGGAAAAACGCAATGGCAGACATTCGTCCTGGTCCTGCTCCCGGCCATACGCAAGTCCGTGCTGAGCAGTTGGCTCTTGGCCCTGTGCCGTTCCATGGGAGAGGTCGGCATCACGCTCATGCTCGGCGGCAACATCATCGGCAAGACCAACACACTGTCGCTGGAAATCTACAATTGCGTCTTTACCGGAGAACTGGATCGGGCCATGGTGCTGTGCGCCATCATCGCCACGCTGTCCGGCACGATGCTCTTCACCCTCAAACGCATGTCCGCGATCTGA
- a CDS encoding Rossmann-like domain-containing protein gives MTILEQVRARAITIWDEAGLMDESVEVTAAPLTVEQAIGKPEGHDFPIQKGKEKLMEASFKGAKGQAFTDTYGNYRGRLRDIASLDLAEPMSQAIFVATLNAVMRSVGQTECTVHCKDAGPAECSKLIAGHIRAAHGQPKIGMVGYQPAMIKALSDEFEMRVLDLDPDNIGQIKHGALVEGGWATEEVMRWADLLLVTGTTLANGSIDMFLNSKPVIFYGTTIAGAASIMGWERYCPKSM, from the coding sequence ATGACTATTCTGGAACAGGTCCGCGCACGGGCCATCACTATATGGGACGAGGCAGGACTCATGGATGAAAGCGTCGAGGTCACGGCCGCGCCACTGACCGTCGAGCAGGCCATCGGCAAGCCGGAAGGACACGACTTTCCGATCCAGAAAGGCAAGGAAAAGCTCATGGAAGCATCCTTCAAGGGAGCAAAGGGGCAGGCCTTCACCGACACCTACGGCAATTACCGGGGACGTCTGCGCGACATCGCCAGTCTCGACCTTGCAGAGCCCATGTCGCAGGCGATTTTCGTGGCCACCCTGAACGCGGTCATGCGCAGCGTGGGTCAGACCGAGTGCACCGTCCACTGCAAGGACGCAGGCCCCGCCGAGTGTTCAAAGCTCATCGCCGGACACATTCGCGCCGCGCACGGCCAGCCGAAAATCGGGATGGTCGGCTACCAGCCCGCCATGATCAAGGCCCTGAGCGACGAATTTGAAATGCGCGTGCTCGACCTTGACCCGGACAACATCGGGCAGATCAAACACGGGGCACTGGTCGAAGGCGGCTGGGCCACCGAGGAAGTCATGCGCTGGGCGGACCTGCTGCTGGTCACGGGCACGACCCTGGCCAACGGATCCATCGACATGTTCCTGAATTCGAAGCCGGTCATTTTTTACGGAACGACGATCGCCGGAGCGGCCAGCATCATGGGATGGGAACGTTACTGCCCGAAAAGCATGTAG
- a CDS encoding TOBE domain-containing protein: MHKLDQLDPNTLIQLSFLAQEEMKRRGLEESEGVLKRAPKAARIFQVPESVKYLEPGQLETLTRSFREWLHAARDARTRQARTRIWLLFLLLRYTGMRLGEVLDLDDCADFDLARGVVMVRGDAPREIPLPTEVVDALALFFEHPMSMELRGQIFRMDQGYVRRKFSERGLGTGIPRELLNPRVLRHSRAVELLRGGVPLVVVDAMLGHQSPSSQYVSFSDADTRRIMNHYILEEKKMKTSARNMFVGQISAVREGMILSEVEVTTASGLRVVSVITKESYENLGLSMGMTVIATVKAPWVVLVKEDSMFKTSARNKFCGRISAVNTGQIAAEVVVDLADGTKITSLITDESVSNLDLKVGDDICAMVKAFSVILTLE; encoded by the coding sequence ATGCACAAATTGGACCAACTTGATCCGAATACATTGATTCAGCTGTCCTTTCTGGCGCAGGAGGAAATGAAACGCCGGGGATTGGAGGAATCGGAGGGCGTGCTAAAACGCGCTCCCAAGGCGGCCCGGATTTTTCAGGTGCCCGAGTCGGTCAAGTATCTCGAACCCGGCCAGCTTGAAACCCTGACGCGTTCTTTTCGCGAATGGCTGCATGCGGCCCGTGATGCGCGGACTCGTCAGGCACGCACTCGCATCTGGCTCCTTTTCCTCCTTTTGCGTTACACGGGCATGCGTCTTGGGGAGGTCCTCGATCTCGATGATTGCGCTGACTTCGACCTCGCCCGGGGCGTGGTCATGGTCCGGGGCGACGCGCCTCGCGAAATCCCTCTGCCGACCGAGGTTGTGGACGCCCTGGCCCTTTTTTTCGAGCATCCCATGAGCATGGAGCTGCGGGGGCAGATTTTTCGCATGGACCAGGGGTATGTGCGCCGCAAGTTCTCCGAACGCGGCCTTGGCACTGGCATCCCCCGGGAGCTTTTGAATCCTCGGGTGCTCCGTCATTCCAGGGCCGTGGAGCTGCTGCGCGGCGGGGTACCGCTGGTCGTGGTCGACGCCATGCTCGGCCATCAGAGTCCGTCCTCCCAGTACGTCAGCTTTTCCGATGCCGACACCCGGCGGATCATGAACCATTATATTTTGGAAGAGAAAAAGATGAAGACTTCAGCCAGAAATATGTTCGTCGGTCAGATCAGCGCCGTGCGCGAAGGAATGATCCTGAGCGAGGTTGAGGTAACCACCGCCTCGGGTCTGCGGGTCGTGTCCGTCATCACCAAGGAAAGTTACGAGAACCTGGGACTGAGCATGGGCATGACCGTCATCGCGACGGTCAAGGCTCCCTGGGTGGTGCTGGTCAAGGAGGATTCCATGTTCAAGACCAGCGCCCGCAACAAGTTCTGCGGCAGGATCTCGGCCGTCAACACGGGGCAGATCGCGGCCGAGGTGGTGGTGGACCTTGCCGACGGCACCAAGATCACTTCGCTCATCACCGATGAATCCGTGAGCAACCTCGATCTCAAAGTCGGCGACGACATCTGCGCCATGGTCAAGGCCTTCTCGGTGATCCTGACTCTTGAATGA
- the modA gene encoding molybdate ABC transporter substrate-binding protein has translation MNFKSLHTILSLCIVLMSTPAMAGDLLVSAAASLTNAFTEMKEPFEKAHPETTLVLNFASSGALLKQMEQGAPVDVFASADQATMDRAEKLIDPATRVNFAGNALVLIVPIEGGLPLNDPAALKGKEVKLVAIGNPDSVPAGRYAKVALEHAGLYEALTPKFVLAESVRQALDYVARGEVQAGFVFATDAALRADKVKVTAEIAGHKPITYPVALLGASREKEMGQAFIDFVKSEEGQGILGRFGFKRP, from the coding sequence ATGAATTTTAAATCGTTGCATACAATTTTGTCGCTTTGCATTGTCCTCATGTCCACTCCCGCCATGGCAGGGGACCTTCTTGTCTCGGCGGCCGCCAGTCTGACCAACGCCTTCACGGAAATGAAGGAACCATTTGAGAAGGCCCATCCCGAAACCACTCTGGTCCTGAATTTCGCTTCTTCCGGTGCGCTACTCAAACAGATGGAGCAAGGCGCTCCCGTGGATGTCTTCGCCTCGGCCGACCAGGCGACCATGGACAGGGCCGAGAAGCTTATCGACCCGGCCACCCGCGTCAATTTCGCGGGCAACGCCCTGGTCCTGATCGTGCCCATAGAAGGTGGTCTGCCCCTGAACGACCCAGCCGCGCTCAAGGGAAAAGAAGTCAAGCTCGTGGCCATCGGCAACCCCGACTCCGTTCCGGCCGGGCGTTACGCCAAGGTCGCTCTTGAACATGCGGGCCTGTATGAGGCGCTGACCCCCAAATTCGTCCTTGCCGAAAGCGTGCGCCAGGCCCTCGACTACGTGGCCAGAGGAGAGGTCCAGGCAGGATTCGTCTTCGCCACGGACGCGGCCCTGCGCGCAGACAAGGTCAAGGTCACGGCCGAGATCGCCGGACACAAGCCCATCACCTACCCCGTCGCCCTGCTTGGGGCGTCCAGGGAAAAGGAAATGGGCCAGGCATTCATTGACTTCGTGAAGTCGGAGGAAGGACAGGGCATCCTGGGCAGGTTCGGGTTCAAAAGACCCTGA
- a CDS encoding iron-containing alcohol dehydrogenase has product MIHTFQTVGKIIHGRGSSARIGDEVMRHGASRVFIIAGGSSIRNDCHKPLVESLARHDIPVEIFSGVSSEPTPSLVEECAACLRKFGADAVIGLGGGSVLDTAKAASLLAVSEGPLEKYFGVDLVPAPCLPTFLVPTTAGTGSEMTSISVVADVASNSKKAIVSDHLFARAVVLDPELTVSMPPRITASTGLDALVHAMESYVNLSATPFTDCPNVQAMGMIAASIREAYANGGNIEARENMLYASALAGMGFSNTQNGVIHAIAMAVPATYHIPHGLLVGALAPMGIAFNCLASPEKYARIAEILGSDVVGNNMDERAQSAVAGFEKLLFDLGVKPGLEAHGVKREDIRGIAERAAATRRLMDNNPRKGTADELEKLIERHF; this is encoded by the coding sequence ATGATTCACACATTTCAAACGGTCGGAAAAATCATTCACGGCAGAGGTTCCTCGGCAAGAATCGGCGATGAAGTCATGCGCCATGGAGCGTCACGCGTTTTCATCATAGCGGGCGGGAGCAGCATCCGAAACGATTGCCACAAACCCCTCGTCGAATCCCTGGCACGACACGACATCCCGGTGGAAATATTTTCCGGGGTCTCCAGTGAGCCGACCCCGTCACTGGTTGAAGAGTGCGCGGCCTGTCTCAGGAAGTTCGGCGCGGACGCCGTCATCGGACTTGGCGGGGGAAGCGTCCTCGATACCGCCAAAGCTGCCTCTTTGCTGGCCGTAAGCGAGGGGCCCCTTGAAAAATACTTCGGGGTCGATCTTGTCCCCGCACCATGCCTGCCAACATTCCTCGTTCCCACCACGGCCGGGACCGGGAGCGAAATGACATCCATCAGCGTCGTGGCGGATGTCGCGTCGAATTCCAAAAAAGCCATCGTCAGCGATCATCTCTTTGCCAGGGCGGTGGTGCTCGATCCGGAACTGACCGTCTCCATGCCGCCACGCATAACAGCGTCCACGGGGCTCGACGCCCTCGTCCACGCCATGGAGTCCTACGTCAATCTCAGCGCCACCCCGTTCACGGACTGCCCCAACGTGCAGGCCATGGGCATGATCGCGGCCAGCATCCGCGAAGCCTACGCAAACGGCGGCAACATCGAGGCCAGGGAAAACATGCTCTACGCTTCGGCCCTGGCCGGGATGGGCTTTTCCAACACGCAGAACGGAGTAATCCACGCCATCGCCATGGCCGTCCCGGCGACGTATCACATCCCCCACGGCCTTCTCGTCGGCGCATTGGCCCCCATGGGCATCGCCTTCAACTGCCTGGCCAGCCCCGAAAAATACGCCCGGATCGCCGAAATACTCGGCAGCGACGTCGTTGGAAACAACATGGACGAACGCGCACAAAGCGCCGTCGCCGGTTTTGAAAAGCTGCTCTTTGATCTTGGCGTCAAGCCTGGCCTTGAAGCCCATGGGGTGAAGCGTGAGGATATTCGGGGCATCGCGGAACGCGCGGCCGCGACGCGGCGGCTGATGGACAACAATCCCCGAAAGGGAACTGCCGACGAACTGGAAAAACTGATCGAAAGGCATTTTTAG